A region of Arabidopsis thaliana chromosome 5, partial sequence DNA encodes the following proteins:
- the UBC8 gene encoding ubiquitin conjugating enzyme 8 (ubiquitin conjugating enzyme 8 (UBC8); CONTAINS InterPro DOMAIN/s: Ubiquitin-conjugating enzyme/RWD-like (InterPro:IPR016135), Ubiquitin-conjugating enzyme, E2 (InterPro:IPR000608); BEST Arabidopsis thaliana protein match is: ubiquitin-conjugating enzyme 28 (TAIR:AT1G64230.2).) encodes MASKRILKELKDLQKDPPTSCSAGPVAEDMFHWQATIMGPAESPYSGGVFLVTIHFPPDYPFKPPKVAFRTKVFHPNINSNGSICLDILKEQWSPALTISKVLLSICSLLTDPNPDDPLVPEIAHMYKTDRAKYEATARNWTQKYAMG; translated from the exons ATGGCTTCGAAACGGATCTTGAAGGAGCTGAAGGATCTCCAGAAAGACCCTCCAACCTCCTGCAGTGCAG GTCCAGTTGCTGAAGACATGTTTCATTGGCAAGCTACAATTATGGGTCCTGCAGAGAGTCCGTATTCAGGCGGTGTGTTTCTCGTTACCATTCACTTCCCTCCGGACTATCCATTCAAACCACCAAAG GTTGCATTTAGGACGAAGGTGTTTCACCCTAATATCAACAGCAACGGAAGCATTTGCCTTGACATTTTGAAAGAACAATGGAGCCCTGCCCTCACCATTTCCAAG GTGTTGCTCTCGATATGTTCGCTGTTAACAGATCCAAATCCAGATGACCCTTTGGTACCAGAGATTGCACACATGTACAAAACCGACAGAGCCAAATACGAGGCTACTGCAAGAAACTGGACTCAGAAGTATGCCATGGGCTAA
- the UBC8 gene encoding ubiquitin conjugating enzyme 8 (ubiquitin conjugating enzyme 8 (UBC8); CONTAINS InterPro DOMAIN/s: Ubiquitin-conjugating enzyme/RWD-like (InterPro:IPR016135), Ubiquitin-conjugating enzyme, E2 (InterPro:IPR000608); BEST Arabidopsis thaliana protein match is: ubiquitin-conjugating enzyme 28 (TAIR:AT1G64230.2); Has 10671 Blast hits to 10632 proteins in 401 species: Archae - 0; Bacteria - 4; Metazoa - 4624; Fungi - 2337; Plants - 1940; Viruses - 26; Other Eukaryotes - 1740 (source: NCBI BLink).): MASKRILKELKDLQKDPPTSCIFAGPVAEDMFHWQATIMGPAESPYSGGVFLVTIHFPPDYPFKPPKVAFRTKVFHPNINSNGSICLDILKEQWSPALTISKVLLSICSLLTDPNPDDPLVPEIAHMYKTDRAKYEATARNWTQKYAMG, from the exons ATGGCTTCGAAACGGATCTTGAAGGAGCTGAAGGATCTCCAGAAAGACCCTCCAACCTCCTGCA tttttgcaGGTCCAGTTGCTGAAGACATGTTTCATTGGCAAGCTACAATTATGGGTCCTGCAGAGAGTCCGTATTCAGGCGGTGTGTTTCTCGTTACCATTCACTTCCCTCCGGACTATCCATTCAAACCACCAAAG GTTGCATTTAGGACGAAGGTGTTTCACCCTAATATCAACAGCAACGGAAGCATTTGCCTTGACATTTTGAAAGAACAATGGAGCCCTGCCCTCACCATTTCCAAG GTGTTGCTCTCGATATGTTCGCTGTTAACAGATCCAAATCCAGATGACCCTTTGGTACCAGAGATTGCACACATGTACAAAACCGACAGAGCCAAATACGAGGCTACTGCAAGAAACTGGACTCAGAAGTATGCCATGGGCTAA
- a CDS encoding RNA-binding (RRM/RBD/RNP motifs) family protein: MVKSNSQGKRNPQYGLEANPILKRHKKINKKKVTTKAIAFSLQQNDLLVTKSDQANLISVKEAAVREKTLFVANLPYETKIPNIIDFFKKVGEVVRVQLIVNLKGKLVGCGFVEFASVNEAEEALQKKNGECLDNNKIFLDVANKKATYLPPKYCIDHKVWDKDYRRLESHPIEEDERPPNSVEEVLFVANLSPQTKISDIFDFFNCVGEVVSIRLMVNHEGKHVGYGFVEFASADETKKALENKNGEYLHDHKIFIDVAKTAPYPPGPKYNLVEKLCYEDYLRRESLPIDEDETPPEFVEAVGVRKKTLFVAHLSRKTEITHIINFFKDVGEVVHVRLILNHTGKHVGCAFVEFGSANEAKMALETKNGEYLNDCKIFLEVAKMVPYPPPKYCIHHKVWYEDYLRRESLLIEENETEEGLDDTPALVEEFAVRKKTLFVANLSPRTKISHIIKFFKDVAEVVRVRLIVNHRGEHVGCGFVEFASVNEAQKALQKMNGENLRSREIFLDVVELAPYPLRPKYNHAEKLWHERESLLKKQKEYEMLSERTEFCGKKIIFSYDDEDHMF; this comes from the exons ATGGTCAAATCTAACTCccagg GTAAGCGTAACCCGCAATATGGTTTGGAGGCCAACCCAATTCTCAAGagacataagaaaataaacaagaagaag GTGACAACGAAAGCTATTGCTTTTAGTCTCCAGCAGAACGACTTGTTGGTGACAAAGTCTGATCAGGCTAATTTAATCTCAGTCAAG GAAGCTGCAGTAAGAGAGAAGACGCTCTTTGTTGCCAATCTCCCTTATGAAACTAAAATACCAAATAT CATCGATTTCTTCAAAAAGGTTGGAGAAGTTGTTCGTGTTCAACTTATTGTAAACCTCAAGGGTAAGCTTGTGGGTTGTGGCTTTGTTGAGTTTGCTTCTGTTAATGAAGCAGAGGAG GCGCTGCAAAAGAAGAACGGTGAATGTTTAGACaataataagatttttcttGATGTGGCTAATAAGAAAGCTACATACCTTCCACCCAA GTATTGCATAGATCACAAGGTTTG GGACAAAGACTACCGTAGACTAGAAAGCCATCcaatagaagaagatgagagaccTCCTAATTCTGTTGAG GAAGTACTCTTTGTTGCCAATCTTTCTCCTCAAACTAAAATATCAGATAT CTTCGATTTCTTCAATTGTGTTGGAGAAGTTGTAAGTATTCGACTTATGGTAAACCATGAAGGTAAGCATGTGGGTTATGGCTTTGTTGAGTTTGCTTCTGCTGACGAAACAAAAAAG GCACTGGAGAACAAGAATGGTGAATATTTGCACGATCATAAGATTTTTATTGATGTGGCTAAGACAGCTCCATACCCTCCAGGACCCAA gtACAACCTTGTAGAGAAGCTTTG TTACGAAGACTACCTTCGACGAGAAAGCCTTCCGATAGATGAAGATGAGACACCTCCTGAATTTGTTGAG GCAGTTGGCGTAAGGAAAAAGACGCTCTTTGTTGCCCATCTCTCACGCAAAACTGAAATAACGCATAT CATAAATTTCTTCAAAGATGTTGGAGAAGTTGTTCATGTTCGGCTTATTCTAAACCACACAGGCAAGCATGTGGGCTGTGCCTTTGTAGAGTTTGGTTCTGCTAACGAAGCAAAGATG GCGTTGGAAACGAAAAACGGTGAATATTTGAACGATTGCAAGATTTTTCTTGAAGTGGCTAAGATGGTTCCATACCCTCCACCCAA gtATTGCATACATCACAAGGTTTG GTACGAAGACTACCTTCGACGAGAAAGCCTTCtgatagaagaaaatgagacAGAGGAAGGACTTGATGACACTCCCGCTCTTGTTGAG GAATTTGCCGTAAGAAAAAAGACGCTCTTTGTTGCCAATCTCTCACCCAGAACTAAAATATCACATAT CATCAAGTTTTTTAAAGATGTTGCAGAAGTTGTTCGTGTTCGACTTATTGTAAACCACAGGGGTGAGCATGTGGGCTGTGGCTTTGTTGAGTTTGCTTCTGTTAACGAAGCACAGAAG GCGCTGCAAAAGATGAATGGTGAAAATTTGCGCAGTCGTGAGATTTTTCTTGACGTGGTTGAGTTAGCTCCATACCCTCTCCGACCCaa GTACAACCATGCAGAGAAACTTTG GCACGAACGAGA
- a CDS encoding Protein kinase family protein (Protein kinase family protein; FUNCTIONS IN: protein serine/threonine/tyrosine kinase activity, kinase activity; INVOLVED IN: protein amino acid phosphorylation; LOCATED IN: endomembrane system; EXPRESSED IN: flower; EXPRESSED DURING: 4 anthesis; CONTAINS InterPro DOMAIN/s: Protein kinase, catalytic domain (InterPro:IPR000719), Protein of unknown function DUF1221 (InterPro:IPR010632), Serine-threonine/tyrosine-protein kinase (InterPro:IPR001245), Protein kinase-like domain (InterPro:IPR011009); BEST Arabidopsis thaliana protein match is: Protein kinase family protein (TAIR:AT1G64300.2); Has 1807 Blast hits to 1807 proteins in 277 species: Archae - 0; Bacteria - 0; Metazoa - 736; Fungi - 347; Plants - 385; Viruses - 0; Other Eukaryotes - 339 (source: NCBI BLink).) — MEQFRQIGEVLGSLNALMVLQDDILINQRQCCLLLELFSLAFNTVAEEIRQNLKLEEKHTKWRALEQPLRELYRVFKEGELYVKHCMDNSDWWGKVINLHQNKDCVEFHIHNLFCYFSAVVEAIEAAGEISGLDPSEMERRRVVFSRKYDREWNDPKMFQWRFGKQYLLSRDICSRFEHSWREDRWNLVEALQEKRKSDSDDIGKTEKRLADLLLKKLTGLEQFNGKLFPSSILLGSKDYQVKKRLDADGQYKEIQWLGDSFALRHFFSDLEPLSSEISSLLALCHSNILQYLCGFYDEERKECFLVMELMHKDLQSYMKENCGPRRRYLFSIPVVIDIMLQIARGMEYLHGNDIFHGDLNPMNIHLKERSHTEGYFHAKICGFGLSSVVKAQSSSKPGTPDPVIWYAPEVLAEMEQDLNGKTPKSKLTHKADVYSFAMVCFELITGKVPFEDSHLQGEPMTINIRMGERPLFPFPSPKYLVSLIKRCWHSEPSQRPNFSSICRILRYIKKFLVVNPDHGHPQMQTPLVDCWDLEARFLRKFPGDAGSHTASVNQIPFQLYSYRVLEKEKMNPNSKESSETSESESVSVVEDPPNAMITRDTKSLCLDTISEYSDTRSVYSEAPMKKVSALKKSGEMAKLRRSPSLGSEKLRSAGTSTVKARSSPKVSPLSPFGRSIKARKDNRLPLSPMSPLTPGIRRQQTGHASDSELT; from the exons ATGGAGCAATTCAGACAAATCGGAGAAGTTCTTGGAAGTCTAAATGCACTAATGGTATTACAAGATGATATCTTGATCAACCAAAGACaatgttgtttgttgttagAACTCTTCAGCTTAGCTTTCAACACGGTCGCAGAAGAGATCAGACAGAATCTAAAGCTTGAAGAGAAGCATACTAAATGGAGAGCTCTTGAACAACCTTTAAGGGAGCTTTATAGAGTTTTTAAAGAAGGAGAGTTATATGTTAAGCATTGTATGGATAATAGTGATTGGTGGGGTAAAGTAATCAATCTTCATCAGAACAAAGATTGTGTTGAGTTTCATATACACAACTTGTTCTGTTATTTCTCTGCGGTTGTTGAAGCCATCGAGGCTGCTGGTGAGATTTCGGGTCTTGACCCTTCTGAGATGGAGAGAAGGAGAGTTGTGTTTTCAAGAAAGTATGATAGAGAGTGGAATGATCCTAAGATGTTTCAATGGAGGTTTGGGAAACAGTATTTGCTCTCGAGAGATATTTGCAGCCGGTTTGAGCATTCTTGGAGAGAAGATAGATGGAATCTAGTGGAGGCATTGCAAGAGAAGAGGAAATCGGATAGCGATGATATTGGTAAAACCGAGAAGCGTTTAGCTGATTTGCTGTTGAAGAAGTTAACCGGTTTGGAGCAGTTTAACGGTAAACTGTTTCCTAGTTCGATACTTCTTGGTTCAAAGGATTACCAGGTGAAGAAACGGTTAGATGCAGATGGACAATACAAGGAGATTCAATGGTTAGGTGATAGTTTTGCACTAAGGCACTTTTTCAGCGATCTTGAGCCGCTAAGTTCTGAAATCTCGTCTCTTTTAGCGCTTTGTCATTCGAATATACTTCAGTACCTTTGTGGATTCTATGATGAAGAAAGGAAAGaatgttttttggttatgGAGTTGATGCACAAAGATTTGCAGAGCTACATGAAGGAGAATTGTGgaccaagaagaagatatttgttCTCGATCCCTGTGGTGATTGATATCATGTTGCAAATTGCAAGGGGGATGGAGTATCTTCATGGAAATGATATCTTCCATGGAGATTTAAACCCAATGAACATTCATCTGAAAGAGAGGAGTCACACCGAAGGTTACTTCCATGCGAAGATTTGTGGATTCGGTTTATCTTCAGTCGTTAAAGCGCAGTCTTCCTCGAAACCAGGCACTCCTGATCCTGTAATATGGTATGCACCTGAAGTTCTAGCAGAGATGGAACAAGACCTGAATGGTAAAACTCCGAAATCTAAGTTGACGCATAAAGCTGATGTGTATAGCTTTGCAATGGTGTGTTTTGAGCTTATAACAGGTAAAGTTCCATTTGAAGATAGTCATCTTCAAGGTGAACCAATGACTATCAATATTAGAATGGGAGAGAGACCTCTTTTCCCTTTCCCTTCACCAAAATACCTCGTTAGTCTGATCAAACGATGTTGGCACTCAGAACCGAGTCAGCGTCCTAACTTCTCTTCGATATGTCGGATACTACGCTACATCAAGAAGTTCCTAGTTGTGAATCCAGATCATGGTCATCCTCAAATGCAAACTCCACTTGTTGATTGTTGGGACTTAGAAGCAAGGTTCTTGAGAAAGTTTCCAGGTGATGCAGGGTCTCACACCGCGTCAGTGAATCAAATACCGTTCCAACTATACTCATACCGGGTTttggaaaaagagaagatgaatccaaactcaaaagaaaGCTCAGAGACTAGTGAATCTGAAAGCGTTTCAGTGGTTGAAGATCCACCTAATGCCATGATTACAAGAGATACAAAGTCATTGTGTCTTGATACAATATCTGAATACTCAGATACAAGATCAGTCTACTCGGAAGCTCCCATGAAAAAGGTCTCAGCTCTAAAGAAAAGCGGCGAAATGGCAAAGCTCAGAAGAAGTCCAAGCTTAG GTTCAGAAAAGTTGAGATCGGCAGGAACTTCAACGGTAAAAGCAAGATCATCGCCAAAAGTATCACCACTGAGTCCATTTGGAAGAAGCATTAAAGCAAGGAAGGATAATCGATTGCCTTTGAGTCCAATGAGTCCTTTAACCCCTGGAATACGTAGACAACAGACTGGTCATGCTTCAGACTCTGAGCTTACTTAG
- a CDS encoding F-box associated ubiquitination effector family protein (BEST Arabidopsis thaliana protein match is: F-box protein-related (TAIR:AT1G64290.1); Has 70 Blast hits to 70 proteins in 11 species: Archae - 0; Bacteria - 0; Metazoa - 0; Fungi - 0; Plants - 70; Viruses - 0; Other Eukaryotes - 0 (source: NCBI BLink).): MMMNSPLDYDVLLEIMSYCPATEMAKFRLLSKECNKRSYEMSFINRHLHRTNSFLGYIFYYKDNKWFRNHSCFVSGVDEKDKNRINLAFLPPLCNVSIEACDTHHGILLCVDVVFKGRQKIPDYIVCKPATKQYRIIPNPKTRFGTVATGLMVISSNPFRYKIIRVSDTWARVGRDGVYNLRESLFE; encoded by the coding sequence atgatgatgaattctCCGTTGGATTACGATGTGTTGCTAGAGATCATGTCTTATTGTCCTGCAACGGAGATGGCAAAATTCCGTCTACTAAGCAAAGAATGCAACAAACGAAGTTATGAGATGAGTTTTATCAATCGTCATCTCCATAGAACCAACTCTTTCCTCGgctatatattttattacaaaGATAACAAGTGGTTTAGGAATCACTCATGTTTTGTCTCCGGCGTCGATGAGAAAGATAAAAACCGAATCAATCTTGCCTTTCTTCCTCCCCTTTGTAATGTATCCATCGAAGCTTGTGATACACATCATGGGATTTTGCTCTGTGTCGATGTTGTGTTTAAAGGTAGGCAAAAGATACCAGATTACATCGTCTGCAAACCGGCTACAAAACAGTACCGGATCATACCAAACCCAAAGACCAGGTTTGGCACTGTCGCAACCGGTTTAATGGTGATTTCGTCGAACCCGTTTCGGTATAAGATCATTAGGGTTTCTGATACATGGGCAAGAGTGGGTAGGGATGGTGTCTATAATCTACGAGAGAGTTTGTTTGAATAA
- the UBC8 gene encoding ubiquitin conjugating enzyme 8 (ubiquitin conjugating enzyme 8 (UBC8); CONTAINS InterPro DOMAIN/s: Ubiquitin-conjugating enzyme/RWD-like (InterPro:IPR016135), Ubiquitin-conjugating enzyme, E2 (InterPro:IPR000608); BEST Arabidopsis thaliana protein match is: ubiquitin-conjugating enzyme 10 (TAIR:AT5G53300.4); Has 10293 Blast hits to 10263 proteins in 395 species: Archae - 0; Bacteria - 4; Metazoa - 4446; Fungi - 2262; Plants - 1907; Viruses - 23; Other Eukaryotes - 1651 (source: NCBI BLink).): MASKRILKELKDLQKDPPTSCSAGPVAEDMFHWQATIMGPAESPYSGGVFLVTIHFPPDYPFKPPKVAFRTKVFHPNINSNGSICLDILKEQWSPALTISKVTLIFQKHRFSNVRLCSKSIARASTFSARILLNAQALLLECLCM, from the exons ATGGCTTCGAAACGGATCTTGAAGGAGCTGAAGGATCTCCAGAAAGACCCTCCAACCTCCTGCAGTGCAG GTCCAGTTGCTGAAGACATGTTTCATTGGCAAGCTACAATTATGGGTCCTGCAGAGAGTCCGTATTCAGGCGGTGTGTTTCTCGTTACCATTCACTTCCCTCCGGACTATCCATTCAAACCACCAAAG GTTGCATTTAGGACGAAGGTGTTTCACCCTAATATCAACAGCAACGGAAGCATTTGCCTTGACATTTTGAAAGAACAATGGAGCCCTGCCCTCACCATTTCCAAGGTGACTCTCATTTTTCAGAAACATCGGTTCTCCAATGTTCGTTTATGTTCCAAAAGTATAGCAAGAGCATCTACATTTTCAGCTAGGATTTTGCTCAATGCACAAGCTTTGCTTCTTGAATGTTTGTGTATGTAG